From one Streptomyces sp. SCSIO 30461 genomic stretch:
- a CDS encoding DNRLRE domain-containing protein has product MTGKFPWPGKRPNAPSVQPFLPPVQLRRLRPVAAAVVLTMAFEATVMVGTANLAMGVERTAVPADKAADAKDLGPATAGSVAAARLKAKIQNRRIEALDARTETSTVHVNPNGSVTEEAHTGPIRFKDDRGAWQDVDISLHKLSDGSVGARRHPHGLRLAGRSAAPKGLRSTGRKTASAGVPLVTLEGRTGQRIQLGWYGALPAPQIEGEENTVARYRNALPATDLLIESTRSGYEQFLELKDRSAVDASGAIAYSLTAKGLTAEAKPDGSVSFKDSKGRPVGAMPAPVMWDARVDTSSGEHERTVPVAVKVVQDGDTVTLTLTPDAKFLADPATQFPVTIDPAISVGASFDTFVQQGYTTDQSTSTDLKLGNNGSSQVARSFLSFPMKNITGKLITAAKLNLFAYHSWSCTPASWEVWSTGAAGTGSRWTAQPAWTTKYATSTQTKGFSSACNDGWVNADVTSLATAWAGNGNGSNHLGLRATNENEPAGWKRFNSGNAASNTPYLSVTYNSVPDLPTLIAPAAGAATNDTTPTLSAKALDGDGSQVTLNYEVWTSTGTSALRTGNSAAVASGAQADWTAALPAGSYKWRARATDGSATSAWSAFRTLVVDTTAPAATTVASAGFPAGQWSGTPDGNGDFTGDFTFTPPATDVKSVQWQLDGGAWQSIATTGSPVTATPVFRAGKHTLAARSRDAAGNVSATTAFTFFAGSGAALLSPGQGDRPARRTVLTGQGKTSDTGVRYQYRRGETDAWKDVPLADVRRRADNTALASWPAAVSGGLSEALVWNITSSLTEDGPIDVRAVFTDGSSTDASPATAITVDRKAGAAPTQAAGPGDVNMLTGDFVLTETDSSAFGLTASRTASSRRPSEGGQQEGQVAIFGPQWTAGAAAELSATESLYLRKTSNTSVAVVDIDGEETGFTATSGGGWKPEEGAEALTLTGSLTGSFTLKDTEGTVSQFTKIDAAATIWQLSQSSLPTDNSTTSLISEKVVVGSAVLARPKYVIAPTSAVTNATCASTPSTKGCRILEYQYATTTTATGSTPGDYAGQVARIRLWSTDPGAANATAAVVANYAYDASGRLREQWDPRVSPALKTTYTYDSAGRVVTQTPPGELPWTFSYGKAGSSTVAGEGMLLSASRPTLKPGSKDETDGGTAAASLVYDVPLTGAKAPNQLSPAEALTWGQTDAPTDATAVFPADQVPASHNGNDLNAGDYDKATTTYTNASGLQVNTGLPGRHLATTQYDSFGNVVLELGATNRELALGNADYQVTTQSQLGILADSPAERARKLATVSEFSADGKRQLQQYGPLHLVTLTQQLQGDSDSPTIAAGTQVAARQHTITRYDEGRPTDGSARVSDQPTTASTGAFIEGYPNDGDVRTTNTRYDWVKGLPTATVTDPNGIKLTRSSEFDAQGRILKSMQPKSNGADAGTVASRYWTADGTGACSGRPEWADLLCSSGPAGKITGGGSNPDELPTKTLEYNRLGQVTKVTETANGVTRTTVTTYDAVGRGTKSTITGGAGNAVPTQTITYDPANGQAVTVSDGATTVRHVTDRLGREISYDDGAGNVTRTEYDRRDRVTRRTDSVPSETTYSYQSLTGQPTGMHDSALGSTGDVSASYDSDGRLYKQRLPWNIDVEYNLDPTGNETSRYWHWESGWTIQGESVSENIHGQVVSRTTYTGGGAYQSYTYDAAGRLTKADDTQAGVTTHRSYGFDANTNRTSLVTTVDDVDGGAPTTKTVNSTYDTADRLISTGTVYDAFGRTTAQSSGAQNSYFANDLVRQITAGSERTTWDLDAAGRLASFTTENKDDNGTWSTASTKRNHYGADGDNPTWINEGDSRITRNLSDLTGDLIATTGATGDVVLQLTNIHGDVATQLPLVDATTPVVNSYDEFGNRLPGTDPARYGWIGAERRSSETPSTATLMGVRLYDSATGRFLSTDRIVGGNASSYDYCFGDPVNCYDISGNYAIGGLVPEAAICALFFLWCADMIYVTNWALSEAKKRYSNGAKQNAYRHCIWQAMLTWSVGSYLAKSLGNAHEKNAGKSAAAKRDSKADSYNNTVGRSVGGKITAWTYGKAKQTACRLCKDKVKKHKLKSNAKGKTWV; this is encoded by the coding sequence GTGACAGGCAAGTTCCCGTGGCCAGGAAAACGACCGAACGCACCGTCCGTTCAGCCCTTCCTGCCGCCCGTTCAGTTGAGGCGCCTGCGCCCGGTGGCCGCGGCCGTCGTGCTGACGATGGCGTTTGAAGCCACCGTCATGGTCGGAACCGCCAATCTGGCGATGGGCGTCGAGCGCACGGCCGTTCCTGCCGACAAGGCCGCCGACGCGAAGGACCTCGGGCCGGCGACCGCGGGGTCGGTGGCTGCCGCCCGGCTGAAGGCGAAGATCCAGAACCGTCGGATCGAGGCACTGGACGCGCGTACCGAGACCTCGACGGTCCACGTGAACCCCAACGGTTCGGTGACCGAGGAGGCGCACACCGGACCGATCCGGTTCAAGGACGACCGGGGCGCATGGCAGGACGTCGACATCTCCCTGCACAAGCTCTCGGACGGTTCGGTCGGGGCCCGCAGGCATCCCCACGGACTGCGCCTGGCTGGCCGGAGCGCGGCTCCCAAGGGGCTGAGGAGTACCGGCAGGAAGACCGCTTCGGCTGGCGTTCCCCTGGTGACGCTGGAGGGCCGGACCGGTCAGCGGATTCAGCTGGGCTGGTACGGGGCACTGCCCGCGCCGCAGATCGAGGGCGAGGAGAACACCGTCGCCCGGTACCGGAACGCCCTCCCTGCGACGGACCTCCTGATCGAGTCGACGCGCAGCGGCTACGAACAGTTCCTGGAACTGAAGGATCGTTCCGCCGTCGACGCGAGCGGTGCCATTGCCTACAGCCTCACGGCCAAGGGCCTGACCGCCGAGGCGAAGCCGGACGGTTCGGTCTCCTTCAAGGACTCCAAGGGCAGGCCCGTGGGCGCCATGCCCGCGCCGGTGATGTGGGACGCGAGGGTGGACACGTCGTCCGGTGAGCACGAGCGCACCGTCCCGGTGGCGGTGAAGGTGGTCCAGGACGGTGACACCGTCACTTTGACCCTGACGCCGGACGCGAAGTTCCTGGCCGACCCCGCGACACAGTTCCCCGTGACGATCGACCCCGCGATCAGCGTCGGGGCCAGCTTCGACACCTTCGTCCAACAGGGCTACACGACCGACCAGTCGACCTCGACGGACCTCAAGCTCGGCAACAACGGCTCCTCGCAGGTGGCCCGGTCGTTCCTCTCGTTCCCGATGAAGAACATCACGGGCAAGCTGATCACCGCGGCGAAGCTCAACCTGTTCGCGTACCACTCCTGGTCCTGCACCCCCGCCAGTTGGGAGGTGTGGTCGACCGGGGCCGCCGGCACCGGATCACGCTGGACCGCACAGCCGGCCTGGACGACGAAGTACGCCACCAGCACCCAGACCAAGGGCTTCTCCAGCGCCTGCAACGACGGCTGGGTCAACGCGGACGTGACCTCTCTGGCCACGGCGTGGGCGGGGAACGGCAACGGAAGCAACCACCTGGGGCTGCGGGCCACGAACGAGAACGAGCCGGCCGGCTGGAAGCGCTTCAACTCCGGCAACGCCGCCTCCAACACTCCTTATCTCTCGGTCACCTACAACTCGGTTCCCGACCTGCCGACCCTCATAGCCCCAGCTGCCGGAGCCGCCACCAACGACACCACGCCGACGCTGTCGGCGAAGGCCCTGGACGGCGACGGTTCGCAGGTCACCCTCAACTACGAGGTGTGGACCTCCACCGGCACATCCGCCCTGCGCACCGGCAACAGCGCGGCGGTCGCCTCGGGCGCCCAGGCGGACTGGACCGCCGCGCTGCCGGCCGGCTCCTACAAGTGGCGGGCGCGGGCCACCGACGGCTCCGCCACCAGCGCCTGGTCAGCGTTCCGCACACTGGTCGTGGACACCACGGCGCCTGCCGCGACGACGGTCGCCTCGGCTGGCTTCCCCGCCGGTCAGTGGTCCGGCACGCCGGACGGCAACGGCGACTTCACCGGTGACTTCACCTTCACTCCCCCGGCCACGGACGTGAAGTCGGTCCAGTGGCAGCTGGACGGCGGGGCGTGGCAGTCGATCGCCACCACCGGCTCGCCGGTGACGGCCACGCCGGTCTTCCGCGCGGGCAAGCACACCCTGGCGGCACGCTCCAGGGACGCCGCCGGCAACGTCTCCGCCACCACAGCCTTCACCTTCTTCGCCGGCTCGGGCGCCGCCCTGCTCTCGCCGGGCCAGGGCGACCGTCCGGCACGGCGGACCGTGCTGACCGGTCAGGGCAAGACCTCCGACACCGGGGTGCGCTACCAGTACCGGCGCGGTGAGACCGATGCCTGGAAGGACGTCCCGCTCGCCGATGTGCGTCGCCGGGCGGACAACACCGCCCTCGCCTCCTGGCCGGCCGCAGTGAGCGGTGGCCTGTCAGAGGCACTGGTGTGGAACATCACCAGCAGCCTCACCGAGGACGGCCCGATCGACGTCCGCGCGGTCTTCACCGACGGCTCCAGCACCGACGCCTCCCCCGCCACCGCGATCACCGTCGACCGGAAGGCGGGCGCCGCGCCCACCCAGGCCGCCGGTCCGGGTGACGTCAACATGCTCACCGGCGACTTCGTGCTGACCGAGACGGACAGCTCGGCGTTCGGCCTGACGGCCAGCCGCACGGCCTCCTCGCGCCGTCCCTCCGAGGGCGGACAGCAGGAGGGCCAGGTGGCCATCTTCGGTCCCCAGTGGACCGCGGGCGCTGCCGCGGAGCTCTCCGCCACCGAATCGCTGTACCTGCGCAAGACGTCGAACACCTCGGTCGCGGTGGTGGACATCGACGGCGAGGAGACCGGATTCACGGCGACGAGCGGAGGTGGCTGGAAGCCCGAGGAGGGCGCCGAGGCCCTCACGCTGACGGGCAGCCTGACCGGCTCCTTCACCCTCAAGGACACCGAGGGGACCGTCTCCCAGTTCACCAAGATCGATGCGGCCGCCACAATCTGGCAGCTCTCCCAGAGCAGCCTCCCGACGGACAACTCCACCACCTCTCTGATCTCGGAGAAGGTCGTCGTGGGCAGCGCCGTCCTGGCCCGCCCGAAGTACGTGATCGCTCCCACCTCGGCGGTCACCAACGCCACGTGTGCGAGCACCCCTTCCACCAAGGGCTGCCGGATCCTGGAGTACCAGTACGCCACCACGACCACGGCCACTGGGAGCACGCCGGGCGACTACGCCGGGCAGGTCGCCCGCATCCGCCTGTGGTCCACCGATCCCGGCGCGGCGAACGCCACGGCCGCGGTCGTGGCGAACTACGCCTACGACGCCTCGGGGCGGCTGCGTGAGCAGTGGGACCCGAGGGTCTCCCCCGCGCTGAAGACGACCTACACCTACGACAGCGCGGGCCGCGTGGTCACCCAGACCCCGCCGGGCGAGCTGCCGTGGACCTTCTCGTACGGGAAGGCCGGCTCCAGCACGGTCGCGGGCGAGGGCATGCTACTCTCCGCGTCCCGGCCGACACTGAAGCCGGGCAGCAAGGACGAGACCGACGGCGGTACGGCAGCCGCCTCGCTGGTCTACGACGTACCCCTCACTGGTGCCAAGGCACCCAATCAGCTTTCCCCGGCCGAGGCCCTGACATGGGGCCAGACGGACGCACCGACGGACGCCACCGCCGTCTTCCCGGCCGACCAGGTGCCCGCATCCCACAACGGGAACGACCTCAACGCCGGTGACTACGACAAGGCGACCACCACCTACACCAACGCCTCGGGCCTACAGGTCAACACGGGCCTGCCCGGCCGTCACCTGGCCACCACCCAGTACGACTCCTTCGGCAACGTCGTCCTGGAGCTGGGCGCCACCAACCGGGAACTCGCACTCGGCAACGCCGACTACCAGGTCACCACGCAGAGCCAACTCGGCATTCTCGCCGACTCGCCGGCGGAGCGTGCCCGCAAGCTGGCCACGGTCTCGGAGTTCTCCGCCGACGGCAAGCGGCAACTGCAGCAGTACGGCCCGCTCCACCTGGTCACCCTGACCCAGCAGCTCCAGGGCGACTCCGACAGCCCCACCATCGCGGCCGGAACCCAAGTGGCGGCGCGCCAGCACACCATCACCCGGTACGACGAAGGCCGTCCCACCGACGGGTCGGCCCGGGTCTCGGACCAGCCGACCACCGCATCAACCGGCGCATTCATCGAGGGCTACCCGAACGACGGCGATGTTCGTACCACCAACACCCGTTACGACTGGGTCAAGGGCCTGCCCACCGCCACGGTCACGGACCCGAACGGGATCAAGCTGACCCGCTCCTCCGAGTTCGACGCGCAGGGCCGCATCCTGAAGAGCATGCAGCCCAAGTCCAACGGCGCGGACGCGGGGACGGTGGCTTCCCGCTACTGGACCGCGGACGGGACCGGCGCCTGCTCCGGGCGCCCCGAATGGGCCGACCTGCTCTGCTCCAGCGGCCCCGCAGGCAAGATCACCGGTGGCGGCTCGAACCCCGACGAATTGCCCACCAAAACCCTGGAGTACAACCGCCTGGGCCAGGTGACAAAGGTCACCGAGACCGCCAACGGCGTGACGCGCACCACGGTCACCACCTATGACGCCGTCGGGCGCGGTACGAAGAGCACGATCACGGGAGGAGCCGGCAACGCCGTACCGACGCAGACCATCACCTACGACCCGGCCAACGGGCAGGCGGTCACCGTCTCCGACGGGGCCACCACGGTGCGCCACGTCACCGACAGGCTGGGCCGTGAGATCTCGTACGACGACGGTGCGGGCAATGTCACGCGCACCGAGTACGACCGCCGCGACCGGGTGACGCGGAGGACCGACTCAGTCCCCTCGGAGACCACCTACAGCTACCAGAGCCTCACCGGCCAGCCGACCGGAATGCACGACTCGGCGCTCGGAAGCACGGGCGACGTCAGCGCCTCCTACGACTCCGACGGCCGCCTCTACAAGCAGCGGCTGCCATGGAACATCGACGTCGAATACAACCTCGACCCCACGGGGAACGAGACCTCGCGCTACTGGCACTGGGAGTCCGGTTGGACCATCCAGGGCGAGTCGGTCAGTGAGAACATCCACGGCCAGGTCGTGTCCCGCACCACCTACACGGGCGGCGGAGCGTACCAGAGCTACACCTACGACGCGGCAGGCCGCCTGACCAAGGCCGACGACACCCAGGCCGGCGTCACCACCCACCGCAGTTACGGGTTCGACGCCAACACCAACCGTACGTCCCTGGTGACCACGGTCGACGACGTGGACGGCGGCGCGCCCACCACGAAGACGGTCAACTCCACGTACGACACCGCCGACAGGCTGATCTCCACCGGTACGGTCTACGACGCCTTCGGCCGCACCACCGCCCAGAGCAGCGGAGCCCAGAACTCCTACTTCGCCAACGATCTCGTCCGCCAGATCACGGCAGGCTCCGAGCGCACCACCTGGGACCTCGACGCGGCTGGCAGGCTCGCCTCATTCACCACCGAGAACAAGGATGACAACGGGACCTGGTCGACGGCCTCGACCAAGCGCAACCACTATGGGGCCGACGGGGACAACCCCACGTGGATCAACGAGGGTGACAGCAGGATCACCCGGAACCTGTCGGACCTGACAGGAGACCTGATCGCCACGACCGGCGCCACCGGTGACGTGGTCCTCCAGCTCACCAACATCCACGGCGACGTGGCCACGCAGCTTCCGCTGGTGGACGCCACGACTCCGGTGGTCAACAGCTACGACGAGTTCGGCAACCGCCTTCCCGGCACCGACCCGGCCCGGTACGGCTGGATCGGCGCGGAGCGGCGCTCGTCGGAGACGCCGAGCACCGCCACACTGATGGGGGTGCGCCTGTACGACTCGGCCACGGGCAGATTCCTCTCCACCGACCGTATCGTCGGAGGCAACGCCAGCTCCTATGACTACTGCTTCGGCGACCCGGTGAACTGCTACGACATCAGCGGGAACTACGCCATCGGCGGGCTCGTACCGGAAGCCGCGATCTGCGCTCTGTTCTTCCTGTGGTGCGCGGACATGATCTACGTGACCAACTGGGCACTGAGCGAGGCCAAGAAGAGGTACTCGAACGGAGCGAAGCAGAACGCCTACCGCCACTGCATCTGGCAGGCGATGCTCACCTGGTCGGTCGGGTCGTACCTCGCGAAGTCCCTCGGCAACGCGCACGAGAAGAACGCCGGCAAGTCCGCCGCGGCGAAGCGCGACTCAAAGGCCGACTCGTACAACAACACGGTCGGCAGGAGTGTGGGAGGAAAGATCACTGCCTGGACCTACGGCAAGGCGAAGCAGACCGCGTGCCGGCTCTGCAAGGACAAGGTCAAGAAGCACAAGTTGAAGTCGAACGCGAAGGGGAAGACGTGGGTCTAG
- a CDS encoding protein kinase domain-containing protein, with the protein MKGAMVRLHGHGIVHGDIKPENILFGHYADEIFERPASWQTWLCDLETMAPTGQPTSSRMTPAYAAPEQAHGALAVSAMDVWAWGASFRDGLAAAEPADRADWEWLLNLVRRTLVTAPADRPSAQEIIDTFARHLAFGDQADLAIGAGAEAVTRYPLDSMPMLPNSFPRRPGSHLVSASFGWAAWLPECGRLYELQTVPALLRIEELSSRVLGDPADPSSAWAVLRKRPKAAAVPAGPGAGLTIRLVSAPGSSTETSSMPRSVALTFMRHLTTSLVELVEKTGGQAELDRLGAVARAWDSLGEFEVESDTAILAQAWLSLDDLERALPYIRRSYTADPTNPSAKAAMRLYYLLTGDSATAAKVALQPNRSQDDGLALRWLVLAMRDLLEAGDLKELGALLDLLPDSRIDTVELIRCVRAGRLGRVKSDPQWPGLREHFSTVAGTISVQTLRCLVEAAFQRGELDYARRRAAVGRTLPALRLPVNHQDRAAIEAVALGRNPAERGLTARLENRAELWAADGRPEDDPLTGMCLEAAERWVHGAGRTTISAGTEELVRRSGLLLAERAELARRSERHCAVCRSGEQVAELSVCGACHRVFCSRCVDFAKLRRRCACGGDLVHPCPPFSRLTRR; encoded by the coding sequence GTGAAAGGCGCGATGGTGCGGCTGCACGGACACGGCATAGTGCACGGCGACATCAAGCCCGAGAACATCCTGTTCGGCCACTATGCCGACGAAATCTTCGAGCGGCCCGCCAGTTGGCAGACCTGGCTCTGTGATCTGGAGACCATGGCGCCGACTGGTCAACCCACCAGCTCGCGCATGACACCGGCGTACGCGGCGCCCGAACAGGCGCACGGTGCCCTCGCGGTGTCAGCGATGGACGTCTGGGCCTGGGGAGCGAGCTTCCGGGACGGCCTAGCGGCCGCCGAGCCAGCAGACCGGGCCGACTGGGAATGGCTGCTTAACTTGGTGAGGCGGACGCTTGTGACCGCGCCAGCGGACAGGCCCAGTGCCCAGGAGATCATCGACACCTTCGCCCGCCACCTGGCCTTCGGAGACCAGGCCGACTTGGCCATCGGCGCTGGCGCGGAAGCCGTGACACGCTATCCGCTGGATTCGATGCCGATGCTGCCCAACTCCTTCCCCCGGCGTCCCGGCAGCCACCTCGTCTCCGCGAGTTTCGGCTGGGCGGCCTGGCTGCCGGAGTGCGGCCGCCTCTACGAACTGCAGACCGTGCCGGCGCTGCTGCGCATCGAAGAGCTCTCCAGCCGTGTCCTCGGAGACCCGGCAGATCCCTCCTCGGCCTGGGCCGTGCTGCGTAAGCGTCCCAAGGCGGCAGCCGTCCCCGCGGGTCCCGGTGCCGGCTTGACCATCCGACTGGTATCGGCACCGGGGAGCTCCACGGAGACGAGTTCGATGCCCCGAAGCGTCGCACTGACCTTCATGCGGCATCTGACCACGTCCCTGGTGGAACTGGTCGAAAAGACGGGTGGGCAGGCCGAGTTGGACCGGCTCGGTGCGGTGGCGCGGGCCTGGGACTCGCTCGGGGAGTTCGAGGTTGAGTCGGACACGGCGATCCTCGCCCAGGCATGGCTGAGCCTCGACGACCTCGAACGCGCGCTGCCCTACATTCGACGCTCCTACACCGCGGACCCGACTAACCCCTCGGCCAAGGCTGCGATGCGCCTCTACTATCTGCTGACCGGCGACAGCGCCACGGCCGCGAAGGTCGCCCTCCAGCCCAATCGCAGCCAGGATGACGGACTGGCCCTGCGCTGGCTGGTGCTCGCCATGCGGGACCTGCTGGAGGCGGGGGATCTCAAGGAGCTCGGAGCGCTGCTCGACCTGCTGCCCGACTCCAGGATCGACACCGTCGAACTCATCCGCTGCGTACGGGCGGGACGGCTCGGGAGGGTCAAGTCCGATCCCCAGTGGCCCGGGCTGCGGGAGCATTTCTCGACCGTCGCCGGCACAATCTCGGTCCAGACGCTCCGTTGTCTGGTCGAAGCCGCGTTCCAACGCGGCGAGCTCGACTATGCCCGCAGGCGGGCCGCCGTCGGCCGGACCCTGCCCGCCCTGAGGCTTCCGGTCAATCACCAGGACCGGGCCGCGATCGAAGCGGTGGCCCTGGGCCGGAATCCGGCGGAGCGTGGGCTGACGGCGCGACTGGAGAACCGTGCGGAGCTCTGGGCTGCTGACGGCCGCCCCGAGGACGACCCGCTCACCGGGATGTGCCTGGAGGCCGCGGAACGCTGGGTGCACGGAGCGGGACGCACCACCATCTCTGCGGGCACGGAGGAGCTGGTGCGGCGCAGTGGGCTGCTCCTGGCGGAACGTGCCGAGCTGGCGCGGCGCAGCGAGCGGCACTGCGCCGTCTGCCGCTCCGGGGAACAGGTCGCCGAGCTGTCGGTCTGCGGGGCCTGTCACCGGGTGTTCTGTTCGCGCTGCGTCGACTTCGCCAAGCTCCGCCGACGCTGCGCCTGTGGCGGTGATCTCGTGCATCCGTGCCCGCCATTCAGCCGCCTTACGCGGAGATGA
- a CDS encoding IS4 family transposase, whose amino-acid sequence MRELLAQVGPGVADESTPGAFWRGLRLMAIDGTTLEAADTAANEEALGRPAARTGGPSGYPLARVVALIESGTHVVTDAEVGHYRSGERGLAAELARSLRPGMLVLADRGLPGVHLWKQLAATGADLLWRVPKLWKLTPEQVLADGSWIATVHGGRGRSRQPVQDVRVRVVEYVLDDAGRAPDEHYRLATTLMDPTAAPGRELAALYAERWEAETTLAEWKTTQIDSGNVLTSKSPDLVEQEIYAHLAVHTALRSLMHTAALHHATPIDPDRLSFAAALRAARRSVTSLTGAFPP is encoded by the coding sequence TTGCGTGAGCTGTTGGCACAGGTGGGGCCGGGAGTGGCGGACGAGTCGACGCCGGGGGCGTTCTGGCGGGGACTGCGGTTGATGGCGATCGACGGCACCACGCTCGAGGCGGCCGACACTGCGGCCAACGAGGAGGCGTTGGGTCGGCCGGCGGCCCGGACGGGGGGACCGTCGGGGTACCCACTGGCCCGGGTGGTGGCGCTGATCGAGTCCGGGACGCATGTGGTCACCGATGCCGAGGTCGGGCATTACCGGTCCGGTGAACGGGGCCTGGCGGCCGAGCTCGCCCGCAGCCTGCGGCCGGGGATGCTGGTACTGGCAGACCGGGGCCTGCCCGGGGTGCATCTGTGGAAGCAGCTCGCGGCAACCGGCGCCGACCTGCTGTGGCGGGTGCCCAAGCTGTGGAAACTGACACCCGAACAGGTCCTCGCGGACGGTTCGTGGATCGCCACCGTGCACGGCGGCCGGGGCCGCAGCAGGCAACCGGTCCAGGACGTGCGCGTCCGGGTGGTCGAGTACGTCCTGGACGATGCCGGCCGCGCCCCGGACGAGCACTACCGACTCGCCACCACGCTCATGGACCCAACCGCGGCCCCAGGCCGAGAACTGGCCGCGCTGTACGCGGAGCGGTGGGAAGCGGAGACCACCCTGGCCGAATGGAAGACCACCCAGATCGACTCCGGCAACGTGCTGACCAGCAAGAGCCCCGACCTGGTAGAGCAAGAGATCTACGCGCACCTGGCCGTTCACACCGCACTGCGGTCCCTGATGCACACCGCAGCCCTCCACCACGCCACCCCGATCGATCCCGACCGGCTGTCCTTCGCCGCCGCCCTGCGCGCCGCCCGCCGCAGCGTCACTTCGCTGACCGGCGCTTTTCCCCCCTGA